A window of Apium graveolens cultivar Ventura chromosome 8, ASM990537v1, whole genome shotgun sequence contains these coding sequences:
- the LOC141677668 gene encoding pentatricopeptide repeat-containing protein At1g04840, translating to MKLVCAGANYLSKRKQHFPAKTSSLNESTNVYITPLETHFVSLIHACKNTHQLKPLHAHIIRLHLSSNSWVVTQLISFCSLNNSISYAFSIFNHFSNPNLFVYNSIIRALEQNFMFEGCVSCFVGMLRRNVRPNNLTYPSVLKSIAEKGEMGVAKMVHCDVVKRGVEIEGFVRVSLIDMYVKVDLLGYALQVFDELCERDNVLVWNVLINGCCKVGDLGKAVELFEAMPERKVGSWNCLINGFMVKGEVDVAEYYFYNMPERNVVTWTTMVSGFLREGQFKKALAMFSRMLVEGVMPNELTIVLALSACSKAGALDNGVRIHSYAWTSGFRMAIDVGNALIDMYAKCGLIESAKQVFSMTKNKDLRTWTAMIWGWAIHGCFEQALRYFDEMKLSGLKPDKVVFLAVLTACSHAGQVEWGLYYFDSLVFEYSIIPTIKHYAVVVDLFGRAGRLDEALSFIENMPLEPDLVMWGALFSACRAHKNIEMAEYVCQHILQLEDKHPGSFVFLSNVYAGVGRWEDVERVRSEMKFTGADKEPGWSYIELGGQVHSFVAGDRTHALTEELYMKLEDITFSAREQGYMPETEWILHNIEEEDKEESLGRHSEKLALAFALISTTPGATIRIVKNLRVCGDCHSMMKYVSKMCQREILLRDIKRFHHFKDGICSCRDYW from the exons ATGAAACTTGTTTGTGCTGGAGCTAATTATCTTTCAAAACGCAAACAACATTTTCCCGCCAAAACCTCCTCTCTTAACGAATCAACAAATGTATATATAACACCCCTGGAGACCCATTTTGTATCTCTAATCCACGCCTGCAAAAACACCCACCAGCTCAAACCACTTCACGCACACATTATTCGCCTCCACCTTTCATCAAACAGTTGGGTGGTCACTCAACTCATCTCTTTCTGTTCTTTAAACAACTCAATTAGCTATGCCTTTTCAATCTTTAATCATTTTTCGAACCCCAATTTGTTTGTTTACAATTCTATTATCAGAGCGCTTGAACAGAATTTTATGTTTGAGGGTTGTGTTTCTTGTTTTGTTGGTATGTTGAGGCGTAATGTGAGGCCTAATAATCTTACCTACCCTTCTGTTTTGAAGTCGATTGCGGAGAAAGGTGAAATGGGTGTTGCAAAGATGGTGCATTGTGATGTTGTGAAGAGGGGTGTTGAGATTGAGGGGTTTGTTAGAGTGAGTTTGATTGATATGTATGTTAAAGTTGACTTGTTGGGTTATGCATTGCAGGTGTTTGATGAATTGTGTGAAAGAGATAATGTGTTGGTTTGGAATGTGTTGATTAATGGGTGTTGTAAAGTCGGGGATTTGGGGAAGGCTGTAGAGTTATTTGAGGCAATGCCTGAGAGGAAAGTCGGTTCGTGGAATTGTTTGATTAATGGCTTTATGGTAAAAGGTGAGGTTGATGTGgctgaatattatttttataatatgcCGGAAAGGAATGTGGTTACTTGGACTACTATGGTTTCGGGATTCCTTCGTGAGGGGCAGTTTAAAAAAGCTTTGGCGATGTTTTCTAGAATGTTGGTCGAGGGTGTGATGCCTAATGAGCTTACTATTGTTCTTGCACTTTCAGCCTGTTCAAAAGCGGGAGCTCTTGATAATGGAGTTAGAATTCACAGTTACGCATGGACTAGTGGTTTTCGGATGGCAATAGATGTTGGAAATGCTCTGATTGACATGTATGCAAAATGTGGACTAATAGAGTCTGCAAAGCAAGTCTTCTCCATGACTAAGAATAAAGACCTCCGGACTTGGACTGCCATGATATGGGGTTGGGCAATACACGGCTGCTTTGAGCAAGCTCTTCGGTATTTTGATGAGATGAAGTTATCAG GATTGAAACCAGATAAAGTTGTCTTCCTTGCGGTGTTAACAGCATGCTCACATGCTGGACAAGTTGAGTGGGGACTATATTACTTTGATTCCTTGGTGTTTGAATATTCCATTATACCCACGATAAAACACTATGCTGTGGTAGTGGATTTGTTTGGCAGGGCTGGCCGATTGGATGAAGCTCTTAGTTTCATAGAAAATATGCCTCTAGAACCTGACCTTGTGATGTGGGGAGCTCTTTTTTCCGCTTGCAGAGCTCACAAGAATATTGAAATGGCAGAATATGTATGTCAACATATTCTACAGCTCGAGGATAAACATCCAGGGAGCTTTGTGTTTCTGTCAAATGTCTACGCTGGAGTAGGGAGATGGGAAGACGTTGAGAGGGTAAGAAGTGAAATGAAGTTTACAGGTGCAGACAAGGAACCCGGGTGGAGTTATATTGAGTTGGGGGGTCAAGTTCATAGTTTTGTAGCAGGTGATCGTACCCATGCACTCACAGAAGAGCTGTACATGAAACTGGAGGACATAACATTTAGTGCAAGGGAGCAGGGCTATATGCCAGAAACCGAGTGGATACTTCATAACATCGAAGAAGAAGACAAGGAAGAGTCACTGGGTCGTCACAGTGAAAAATTGGCACTTGCCTTTGCTCTCATTAGTACCACTCCGGGGGCCACCATTAGAATCGTGAAGAATTTGAGAGTGTGCGGAGATTGCCATTCTATGATGAAGTATGTCAGTAAGATGTGTCAGAGGGAAATTTTGTTGAGAGACATAAA